A single Danio rerio strain Tuebingen ecotype United States chromosome 17, GRCz12tu, whole genome shotgun sequence DNA region contains:
- the atxn3 gene encoding ataxin-3 isoform X3, which yields MESIFHEKQEGSLCAQHCLNNLLQGEYFSPVELSSIAQQLDEEERMRMAEGGVQTEEYRTFLQQPSGNMDDSGFFSIQVISNALGVWGLEIVLFNSREYQQLQMDPMHEKAFICNYKEHWFTVRKLGQQWFNLNSLLTGPELISDTYLALFLAQLQQEGYSIFVIRGNLPECEADQILRIMRVEQQQRPKLIGEEETQRMSAPHASETTHTAEEPVLDEDEEELRKALALSRQDLQVEDEEADLRRAIQMSMQGSSDAGSSAPAGGSSEKQTLSAEELRRRRQAYFDRQQNAQDSSSSTGGGTDSGPKPTQ from the exons ATGGAGTCTATATTCCACGAAAAA cagGAGGGCTCTCTGTGCGCGCAGCACTGCCTGAATAACCTGCTGCAGGGCGAGTACTTCAGCCCGGTGGAGCTCTCCTCTATAGCACAGCAGCTGGACGAGGAGGAGCGCATGCGCATGGCGGAGGGAGGAGTGCAGACGGAGGAGTACCGCACATTCCTGCag CAGCCGTCAGGGAACATGGACGACAGCGGCTTCTTCTCCATCCAG gtgatcAGCAATGCTCTGGGTGTGTGGGGTCTGGAGATCGTCCTCTTCAACAGCAGAGAGTACCAGCAGCTGCAGATGGACCCCAT GCATGAGAAGGCCTTCATCTGCAACTATAAGGAGCACTGGTTCACCGTGCGCAAGCTGggacagcag tggttTAACCTGAACTCTCTGCTGACGGGTCCGGAGCTGATCTCAGACACATACCTGGCCCTGTTCCTCGCACAGCTGCAGCAGGAGG GTTACTCTATATTTGTGATTCGGGGGAATCTGCCGGAGTGTGAAGCGGATCAGATCCTGCGCATCATGAGGGTGGAGCAGCAGCAGCGGCCCAAGCTGATCGGAGAGGAGGAGACgcagag GATGTCAGCACCGCACGCGTCTGAAACCACACACACTGCAGAGGAGCCGGTGCTGGACGAGGATGAGGAGGAGCTGAGGAAGGCTCTCGCGCTCAGCAGACAAGACCTGCAGGTGGAGGATGAGGAGGCAGACCTGCGCAGAGCCATACAGATGAGCATGCagg GCAGCAGTGATGCGGGATCCTCGGCTCCTGCAGGGGGCAGCAGTGAGAAGCAGACGCTCAGTGCAGAGGAGCTGCGCAGGAGGAGACAGGCTTACTTCGAcag GCAGCAGAACGCACaggacagcagcagcagcacag GAGGCGGGACGGACAGCGGGCCCAAACCCACCCAGTGA
- the atxn3 gene encoding ataxin-3 (The RefSeq protein has 1 substitution compared to this genomic sequence), whose amino-acid sequence MESIFHEKQEGSLCAQHCLNNLLQGEYFSPVELSSIAQQLDEEERMRMAEGGVQTEEYRTFLQQPSGNMDDSGFFSIQVISNALGVWGLEIVLFNSREYQQLQMDPMHEKAFICNYKEHWFTVRKLGQQWFNLNSLLTGPELISDTYLALFLAQLQQEGYSIFVIRGNLPECEADQILRIMRVEQQQRPKLIGEEEAQRMSAPHASETTHTAEEPVLDEDEEELRKALALSRQDLQVEDEEADLRRAIQMSMQGSSDAGSSAPAGGSSEKQTLSAEELRRRRQAYFDRQQNAQDSSSSTGGGTDSGPKPTQ is encoded by the exons ATGGAGTCTATATTCCACGAAAAA cagGAGGGCTCTCTGTGCGCGCAGCACTGCCTGAATAACCTGCTGCAGGGCGAGTACTTCAGCCCGGTGGAGCTCTCCTCTATAGCACAGCAGCTGGACGAGGAGGAGCGCATGCGCATGGCGGAGGGAGGAGTGCAGACGGAGGAGTACCGCACATTCCTGCag CAGCCGTCAGGGAACATGGACGACAGCGGCTTCTTCTCCATCCAG gtgatcAGCAATGCTCTGGGTGTGTGGGGTCTGGAGATCGTCCTCTTCAACAGCAGAGAGTACCAGCAGCTGCAGATGGACCCCAT GCATGAGAAGGCCTTCATCTGCAACTATAAGGAGCACTGGTTCACCGTGCGCAAGCTGggacagcag tggttTAACCTGAACTCTCTGCTGACGGGTCCGGAGCTGATCTCAGACACATACCTGGCCCTGTTCCTCGCACAGCTGCAGCAGGAGG GTTACTCTATATTTGTGATTCGGGGGAATCTGCCGGAGTGTGAAGCGGATCAGATCCTGCGCATCATGAGGGTGGAGCAGCAGCAGCGGCCCAAGCTGATCGGAGAGGAGGAGACgcagag GATGTCAGCACCGCACGCGTCTGAAACCACACACACTGCAGAGGAGCCGGTGCTGGACGAGGATGAGGAGGAGCTGAGGAAGGCTCTCGCGCTCAGCAGACAAGACCTGCAGGTGGAGGATGAGGAGGCAGACCTGCGCAGAGCCATACAGATGAGCATGCagg GCAGCAGTGATGCGGGATCCTCGGCTCCTGCAGGGGGCAGCAGTGAGAAGCAGACGCTCAGTGCAGAGGAGCTGCGCAGGAGGAGACAGGCTTACTTCGAcag GCAGCAGAACGCACaggacagcagcagcagcacag GAGGCGGGACGGACAGCGGGCCCAAACCCACCCAGTGA
- the atxn3 gene encoding ataxin-3 isoform X4 has product MESIFHEKQEGSLCAQHCLNNLLQGEYFSPVELSSIAQQLDEEERMRMAEGGVQTEEYRTFLQPSGNMDDSGFFSIQVISNALGVWGLEIVLFNSREYQQLQMDPMHEKAFICNYKEHWFTVRKLGQQWFNLNSLLTGPELISDTYLALFLAQLQQEGYSIFVIRGNLPECEADQILRIMRVEQQQRPKLIGEEETQRMSAPHASETTHTAEEPVLDEDEEELRKALALSRQDLQVEDEEADLRRAIQMSMQGSSDAGSSAPAGGSSEKQTLSAEELRRRRQAYFDRQQNAQDSSSSTGGGTDSGPKPTQ; this is encoded by the exons ATGGAGTCTATATTCCACGAAAAA cagGAGGGCTCTCTGTGCGCGCAGCACTGCCTGAATAACCTGCTGCAGGGCGAGTACTTCAGCCCGGTGGAGCTCTCCTCTATAGCACAGCAGCTGGACGAGGAGGAGCGCATGCGCATGGCGGAGGGAGGAGTGCAGACGGAGGAGTACCGCACATTCCTGCag CCGTCAGGGAACATGGACGACAGCGGCTTCTTCTCCATCCAG gtgatcAGCAATGCTCTGGGTGTGTGGGGTCTGGAGATCGTCCTCTTCAACAGCAGAGAGTACCAGCAGCTGCAGATGGACCCCAT GCATGAGAAGGCCTTCATCTGCAACTATAAGGAGCACTGGTTCACCGTGCGCAAGCTGggacagcag tggttTAACCTGAACTCTCTGCTGACGGGTCCGGAGCTGATCTCAGACACATACCTGGCCCTGTTCCTCGCACAGCTGCAGCAGGAGG GTTACTCTATATTTGTGATTCGGGGGAATCTGCCGGAGTGTGAAGCGGATCAGATCCTGCGCATCATGAGGGTGGAGCAGCAGCAGCGGCCCAAGCTGATCGGAGAGGAGGAGACgcagag GATGTCAGCACCGCACGCGTCTGAAACCACACACACTGCAGAGGAGCCGGTGCTGGACGAGGATGAGGAGGAGCTGAGGAAGGCTCTCGCGCTCAGCAGACAAGACCTGCAGGTGGAGGATGAGGAGGCAGACCTGCGCAGAGCCATACAGATGAGCATGCagg GCAGCAGTGATGCGGGATCCTCGGCTCCTGCAGGGGGCAGCAGTGAGAAGCAGACGCTCAGTGCAGAGGAGCTGCGCAGGAGGAGACAGGCTTACTTCGAcag GCAGCAGAACGCACaggacagcagcagcagcacag GAGGCGGGACGGACAGCGGGCCCAAACCCACCCAGTGA
- the atxn3 gene encoding ataxin-3 isoform X1, whose translation MSRVYTTRMICQEGSLCAQHCLNNLLQGEYFSPVELSSIAQQLDEEERMRMAEGGVQTEEYRTFLQQPSGNMDDSGFFSIQVISNALGVWGLEIVLFNSREYQQLQMDPMHEKAFICNYKEHWFTVRKLGQQWFNLNSLLTGPELISDTYLALFLAQLQQEGYSIFVIRGNLPECEADQILRIMRVEQQQRPKLIGEEETQRMSAPHASETTHTAEEPVLDEDEEELRKALALSRQDLQVEDEEADLRRAIQMSMQGSSDAGSSAPAGGSSEKQTLSAEELRRRRQAYFDRQQNAQDSSSSTGGGTDSGPKPTQ comes from the exons ATGAGCAGAGTTTACACGACGAggatgatatgt cagGAGGGCTCTCTGTGCGCGCAGCACTGCCTGAATAACCTGCTGCAGGGCGAGTACTTCAGCCCGGTGGAGCTCTCCTCTATAGCACAGCAGCTGGACGAGGAGGAGCGCATGCGCATGGCGGAGGGAGGAGTGCAGACGGAGGAGTACCGCACATTCCTGCag CAGCCGTCAGGGAACATGGACGACAGCGGCTTCTTCTCCATCCAG gtgatcAGCAATGCTCTGGGTGTGTGGGGTCTGGAGATCGTCCTCTTCAACAGCAGAGAGTACCAGCAGCTGCAGATGGACCCCAT GCATGAGAAGGCCTTCATCTGCAACTATAAGGAGCACTGGTTCACCGTGCGCAAGCTGggacagcag tggttTAACCTGAACTCTCTGCTGACGGGTCCGGAGCTGATCTCAGACACATACCTGGCCCTGTTCCTCGCACAGCTGCAGCAGGAGG GTTACTCTATATTTGTGATTCGGGGGAATCTGCCGGAGTGTGAAGCGGATCAGATCCTGCGCATCATGAGGGTGGAGCAGCAGCAGCGGCCCAAGCTGATCGGAGAGGAGGAGACgcagag GATGTCAGCACCGCACGCGTCTGAAACCACACACACTGCAGAGGAGCCGGTGCTGGACGAGGATGAGGAGGAGCTGAGGAAGGCTCTCGCGCTCAGCAGACAAGACCTGCAGGTGGAGGATGAGGAGGCAGACCTGCGCAGAGCCATACAGATGAGCATGCagg GCAGCAGTGATGCGGGATCCTCGGCTCCTGCAGGGGGCAGCAGTGAGAAGCAGACGCTCAGTGCAGAGGAGCTGCGCAGGAGGAGACAGGCTTACTTCGAcag GCAGCAGAACGCACaggacagcagcagcagcacag GAGGCGGGACGGACAGCGGGCCCAAACCCACCCAGTGA
- the atxn3 gene encoding ataxin-3 isoform X2 translates to MSRVYTTRMICQEGSLCAQHCLNNLLQGEYFSPVELSSIAQQLDEEERMRMAEGGVQTEEYRTFLQPSGNMDDSGFFSIQVISNALGVWGLEIVLFNSREYQQLQMDPMHEKAFICNYKEHWFTVRKLGQQWFNLNSLLTGPELISDTYLALFLAQLQQEGYSIFVIRGNLPECEADQILRIMRVEQQQRPKLIGEEETQRMSAPHASETTHTAEEPVLDEDEEELRKALALSRQDLQVEDEEADLRRAIQMSMQGSSDAGSSAPAGGSSEKQTLSAEELRRRRQAYFDRQQNAQDSSSSTGGGTDSGPKPTQ, encoded by the exons ATGAGCAGAGTTTACACGACGAggatgatatgt cagGAGGGCTCTCTGTGCGCGCAGCACTGCCTGAATAACCTGCTGCAGGGCGAGTACTTCAGCCCGGTGGAGCTCTCCTCTATAGCACAGCAGCTGGACGAGGAGGAGCGCATGCGCATGGCGGAGGGAGGAGTGCAGACGGAGGAGTACCGCACATTCCTGCag CCGTCAGGGAACATGGACGACAGCGGCTTCTTCTCCATCCAG gtgatcAGCAATGCTCTGGGTGTGTGGGGTCTGGAGATCGTCCTCTTCAACAGCAGAGAGTACCAGCAGCTGCAGATGGACCCCAT GCATGAGAAGGCCTTCATCTGCAACTATAAGGAGCACTGGTTCACCGTGCGCAAGCTGggacagcag tggttTAACCTGAACTCTCTGCTGACGGGTCCGGAGCTGATCTCAGACACATACCTGGCCCTGTTCCTCGCACAGCTGCAGCAGGAGG GTTACTCTATATTTGTGATTCGGGGGAATCTGCCGGAGTGTGAAGCGGATCAGATCCTGCGCATCATGAGGGTGGAGCAGCAGCAGCGGCCCAAGCTGATCGGAGAGGAGGAGACgcagag GATGTCAGCACCGCACGCGTCTGAAACCACACACACTGCAGAGGAGCCGGTGCTGGACGAGGATGAGGAGGAGCTGAGGAAGGCTCTCGCGCTCAGCAGACAAGACCTGCAGGTGGAGGATGAGGAGGCAGACCTGCGCAGAGCCATACAGATGAGCATGCagg GCAGCAGTGATGCGGGATCCTCGGCTCCTGCAGGGGGCAGCAGTGAGAAGCAGACGCTCAGTGCAGAGGAGCTGCGCAGGAGGAGACAGGCTTACTTCGAcag GCAGCAGAACGCACaggacagcagcagcagcacag GAGGCGGGACGGACAGCGGGCCCAAACCCACCCAGTGA
- the serpina10b gene encoding protein Z-dependent protease inhibitor: protein MEFRLLLVFISACFLCSAEHEELRTPDISDLAFRNTDFAINLYRKISSLHDRNVVFSPLSVSTCFSALLLAAQGSTRTEILKGLNLEALDGGDSRRVPELFQQLHQNISLQMEQGTALFLDQHFHLQTNFSQQIQRFFNAEVLRVDFSKPAVCRSLINEFVSRKTGRKVLEMLESVEPLTQMMLLNTIFYKGDWERPFNPNNTEKSRFYVDKYNIVQVPMMMLEEKFSVVEDRDLRARVLRLPYRGGASMLILLPNADADYTAIEDEISAERLHGWIKNMRRMKMEVHLPRFRMDQSYHMHELLPQLGISSVFQDSADLTGLSRDAHLKVSQVLHKAVIEVYEQGTSAASSTSVGITAYSLPDTFIINRPFFFFLYHEETASLLFMGRVIDPTLS from the exons ATGGAGTTCAGACTTCTCCTCGTCTTCATTTCCGCGTGTTTTCTGTGCTCTGCTGAACATGAAGAGCTCAGAACTCCTGATATCTCAGATCTGGCCTTCAGAAACACAGACTTCGCCATCAACCTCTACCGCAAGATCTCCAGTTTGCACGACAGGAACGTGGTGTTCTCTCCGCTGAGCGTCTCCACGTGTTTCTCGGCGCTCCTGCTGGCGGCGCAGGGCTCCACGCGCACCGAGATACTGAAGGGTCTGAATCTGGAGGCTCTGGATGGAGGAGACTCCCGGCGGGTTCCTGAACTCTTCCAGCAGCTCCACCAGAACATCTCCCTGCAGATGGAGCAGGGCACGGCGCTCTTCCTGGACCAGCACTTCCACCTGCAGACCAACTTCAGCCAGCAGATCCAGAGGTTCTTCAATGCGGAGGTGCTCAGGGTGGACTTCAGCAAGCCGGCGGTCTGCAGGAGCCTCATCAATGAGTTCGTCAGCAGAAAGACCGGCCGGAAAGTGCTGGAGATGCTGGAGAGCGTGGAGCCGCTCACGCAGATGATGCTCCTCAACACCATCTTCTACAAGG GTGATTGGGAGCGTCCGTTCAACCCCAACAACACAGAGAAGAGCCGCTTCTACGTGGACAAATACAACATCGTTCAGGTGCCCATGATGATGCTGGAGGAGAAGTTCTCTGTGGTGGAGGACCGGGATCTGCGCGCTCGAGTGCTGCGTCTGCCGTACCGCGGTGGAGCCTCCATGCTGATCCTCCTGCCCAACGCTGACGCAGACTACACCGCCATCGAGGACGAGATCAGCGCCGAGCGGCTCCACGGCTGGATCAAGAACATGAGGAGAAT gaagaTGGAGGTGCATCTGCCCCGGTTCCGCATGGATCAGTCGTACCACATGCATGAGCTCCTGCCTCAGCTGGGCATCAGCAGCGTCTTCCAGGACTCCGCAGATCTCACCGGGCTAAGCAGAGACGCACATCTGAAGGTCTCTCAG GTTCTTCATAAGGCAGTGATAGAGGTGTATGAGCAGGGCACCAGCGCTGCCTCCTCCACATCAGTGGGCATCACGGCGTACTCTCTGCCGGACACCTTCATCATCAACAGacccttcttcttcttcctctacCACGAGGAGACCGCCAGCCTGCTGTTCATGGGCAGAGTCATCGACCCCACGctcagctga
- the ddx24 gene encoding ATP-dependent RNA helicase DDX24: MKVKVKKAKVKTPRPRLISSRRGVLVRGQWKAVNVDPSLFSDEGLDGLVCFEELTDYSLVEPEKALTEHVQTERRSQKKRKTNEERRSEDEDAAALEDDSGGKPEKKKKKKNKQKEEEETLEEEQIPAEESPEPTTETPQTNKKKKKRKRKRKKKKKQEEDQEQPEEERSAAAGAEAESAVSAAPQKSRHWSRASLEAPGPADVSSWRDLLVPEPVLRALAVLGFSAPTAIQALVLPPAIRDRLDILGAAETGSGKTLCFGIPMIHMILQWREQTEEHSTPERTHTPAQSLYLQEEHGEDDDDDDDDDEKKDDEVIDDDEGGAEGCSAPPDDPDGQNDPDPASGVCRPLLGLVLTPTRELAVQVKHHIDAVAQFTGIKTAIVVGGMAPQKQHRVLMRRPEIIIATPGRLWEMIREKHPHLQDLRQLRCLVLDEADRMVEKGHFAELESLLELLNTSQFSSRRQTFVFSATLTLVHSLPSRLQQKKKKQRPAEQRSKLQLLMEKVGVRDKPKVIDLTRKQATVETLTETRISCTKEDKDLFLYYFLLQFPGRSMVFANSIACIKRLYALLHLLDCTPLMLHANMHQKQRLKNLERFAENTRCVLLTTDVAARGLDIPDVQHVIHYQVPRTSETYVHRSGRTARATREGLSLLLISPDDLLNYRRICRTLDKSEELPVFPVESKCMAAVKERVDLAHRIEKMEYFHSRQTQHNSWVRQAAEAMDIDVDDELLMGSSKGEDEEREQQREKQMLRKQLKILISQPVFRSQMKTRYPTQMGKLLLPTLPQDTALASLKQDTQSSTRRR, translated from the exons ATGAAGGTGAAGGTGAAGAAGGCGAAGGTGAAGACGCCCCGTCCGCGGCTGATCTCCTCCAGGAGGGGTGTGCTGGTCAGAGGACAGTGGAAGGCAGTGAATGTGGACCCCAGCCTGTTCTCGGATGAAGGGCTGGACGGGCTGGTGTGCTTCGAGGAGCTGACCGATTACTCCCTGGTGGAGCCGGAGAAGGCCCTCACTGAGCACGTGCAGACGGAGAGGCGGAgccagaagaagaggaagaccAATGAGGAGCGGCGGTCTGAAGATGAAGACG CTGCAGCTCTAGAAGACGACTCTGGAGGAAAaccagagaagaagaagaagaagaaaaacaaacagaaggaggaggaggagacgcTGGAGGAGGAGCAGATCCCAGCGGAGGAGAGTCCTGAGCCGACAACAGAAACACCACAGAccaacaagaagaagaagaagaggaagaggaagaggaagaagaagaagaagcaggaGGAGGACCAGGAGCAGCCAGAGGAGGAGAGAAGTGCTGCTGCCGGTGCCGAGGCTGAGTCTGCAGTCTCTGCTGCCCCTCAGAAGAGCCGTCACTGGAGCCGGGCGTCTCTAGAGGCTCCGGGGCCCGCAGACGTGTCCTCCTGGAGGGATCTGCTGGTGCCTGAGCCGGTGCTCCGAGCGCTCGCTGTGCTGGGTTTCTCCGCTCCCACTGCCATACAGGCGCTGGTGCTGCCGCCCGCCATCAGAGACCGACTGGACATACTGGGGGCCGCCGAgaccg GCAGTGGGAAGACGCTGTGTTTCGGGATCCCCATGATCCACATGATCCTGCAGTGGAGAGAGCAGACGGAGGAGCACAGCACAcctgagcgcacacacacacctgcgcaGAGCCTCTACCTGCAGGAGGAGCATggagaggatgatgatgatgatgatgatgatgatgaaaagaAAGATGATGAAgttattgatgatgatgaaggtggtGCTGAAGGCTGCAGTGCTCCTCCTGATGACCCAGATGGTCAGAATGACCCGGATCCGGCCAGTGGAGTTTGCCGGCCGCTGCTGGGGCTGGTCCTCACTCCCACCAGAGAGCTGGCGGTGCAGGTCAAACACCACATCGACGCCGTGGCTCAGTTCACAG GTATAAAGACTGCGATCGTGGTTGGAGGAATGGCGCCGCAGAAGCAGCATCGGGTGTTGATGCGCCGGCCCGAGATCATCATCGCCACACCAGGCCGACTGTGGGAGATGATCAGAGAGAAACACCCACACCTGCAGGACCTGCGCCAGCTGCG GTGTCTGGTTCTGGACGAGGCGGACCGTATGGTGGAGAAGGGCCACTTTGCGGAGCTGGAGAGCCTGCTGGAGCTGCTCAACACGTCTCAGTTCAGCTCCAGGAGGCAGACGTTTGTGTTCTCCGCCACGCTGACCCTGGTGCACAGCCTGCCCTCACGCCTgcagcagaagaagaagaagcagcgTCCGGCGGAGCAGCGCAGCAAACTGCAGCTGCTGATGGAGAAGGTGGGCGTCCGAGACAAGCCCAAGGTCATCGACCTGACCCGCAAACAGGCCACGGTGGAGACGCTGACGGAGACGCGCATCAGCTGCACCAAGGAGGACAAGGACCTGTTCCTCTACTACTTCCTGCTGCAGTTCCCGGGCCGCAGCATGGTGTTCGCCAACAGCATCGCCTGCATCAAGCGGCTGTACGCCCTGCTGCACCTGCTGGACTGCACACCGCTCATGCTGCACGCTAACATGCACCAGAAGCAGCGGCTCAAGAACCTGGAGCGCTTCGCGGAGAACACACG GTGTGTTCTGCTCACCACAGATGTCGCCGCTCGAGGACTCGACATCCCCGACGTCCAGCACGTCATTCACTATCAg gttCCCCGCACCTCAGAGACGTATGTGCACCGCAGCGGGCGGACGGCGCGGGCCACCAGAGAGGGTCTGAGTCTGCTGCTGATCAGCCCTGATGACCTGCTGAACTACAGGCGCATCTGCCGCACGCTGGACAAGAGCGAGGAGCTGCCCGTCTTCCCTGTGGAGAGCAAGTGCATGGCGGCGGTCAAG GAGCGTGTGGATCTGGCCCACCGCATTGAGAAGATGGAGTACTTCCACAGCCGGCAGACGCAACACAACTCCTGGGTCCGGCAGGCGGCTGAAGCCATGGACATCGATGTGGACGACGAGCTGCTGATGG gatccTCTAAAGGTGAGGATGAGGAGCGCGAGCAGCAGCGGGAGAAGCAGATGCTGAGGAAACAGCTGAAGATCCTGATCTCACAGCCCGTGTTCAGAAGTCAGATGAAGACCAGATACCCCACACAGATGGGCAAACTACTGCTGCCCACACTGCCCCAGGACACCGCCCTCGCCAGCCTGAAGCAGGACACACAGAGCAGCACGCGCAgacgctaa
- the si:ch1073-416d2.4 gene encoding uncharacterized protein CCDC197 isoform X2: MKKLQMEKQQSQSKEEERGELANQMERLQDRRMRLKQRVSRYKIFEEFLMKTLELLPDNYLGLGTDLVAPIIRRYETLSISRQDLLQQLQRLTDQMKTDHNQLDTLKQQHNTYKLTTNQDLSDLQTQLDQMTERNKQQEMSLQLQQAQSRDQVEELGRVLLAVRNLAEQCQLSHYGPLQDMNTSTMMDMIKEFMVDKADLEHRAMRLAAGSRSKEQKKTQKKKKSSRTQKSTQQ, from the exons AtgaagaagctccagatggaGAAACAGCAGAGCCAGAGCAAGGAGGAGGAGAGAGGAGAGCTGGCCAATCAGATGGAGAGACTGCAGgacag GCGGATGCGTCTGAAGCAGCGGGTCAGCAGATACAAGATCTTCGAGGAGTTCCTGATGAAGACGCTGGAGTTACTTCCAGACA ACTATCTAGGGTTGGGGACAGACCTGGTGGCGCCCATCATCAGACGCTACGAGACGCTCAGCATCAGCCGACAGGATCTCCTGCAGCAGTTACAGCGGCTGACGGACCAGATGAAGACCGACCACAACCAGCTGGACACACTCAAGCAGCAGCACAACACCTACAAactg acAACGAACCAGGATCTGTCGGACCTGCAGACACAGctggatcagatgacggagagGAACAAACAGCAGGAGATGAGTCTTCAGCTGCAGCAGGCCCAGTCCAGAGACCAG gtggagGAGCTGGGCCGGGTCCTGCTGGCGGTCCGGAATCTGGCAGAACAGTGTCAGCTCAGCCACTACGGCCCACTGCAGGACATGAACACCAGCACCATGATGGACATGAtaaag GAGTTTATGGTGGATAAAGCAGATCTGGAGCACAGAGCCATGAGACTCGCAGCCGGCAGCAGAAGCAAAGAGCAGAAgaaaacacagaagaagaagaagagcagCAGGACACAGAAGAGCACGCAGCAGTAg
- the si:ch1073-416d2.4 gene encoding uncharacterized protein CCDC197 isoform X1, translated as MEADLLELRLENRRRNVFVTQPQPEESRERESDGEPQLKLIPIITQSPSGILESGVRTLQCTLVLKKREELDNINTHLTHTRAQIQQRMRSLTERRELLQRAQEESRQRAERFQRFVEENELKRRRAMKKLQMEKQQSQSKEEERGELANQMERLQDRRMRLKQRVSRYKIFEEFLMKTLELLPDNYLGLGTDLVAPIIRRYETLSISRQDLLQQLQRLTDQMKTDHNQLDTLKQQHNTYKLTTNQDLSDLQTQLDQMTERNKQQEMSLQLQQAQSRDQVEELGRVLLAVRNLAEQCQLSHYGPLQDMNTSTMMDMIKEFMVDKADLEHRAMRLAAGSRSKEQKKTQKKKKSSRTQKSTQQ; from the exons ATGGAGGCGGATCTGCTGGAGCTCCGGCTGGAGAACCGGAGAAGGAACGTGTTCGTGACGCAGCCGCAGCCGGAGGAGAGCag agagcGAGAGAGTGATGGCGAGCCACAGCTCAAGCTCATCCCCATCATCACACAG tctccCAGTGGGATCCTGGAGTCTGGAGTGAGGACTCTGCAGTGCACACTGGTGTTGAAGAAGAGGGAGGAGCTGGACAACATCAacacacacctgacacacacacgcgcgcagaTACAGCAGCGCATGAGGAGCCTGACGGAGAGACGAGAGCTGCTGCAGCGCGCACAGGAggag agcagacAGAGAGCAGAGCGCTTCCAGAGGTTTGTGGAGGAGAACGAGCTGAAGCGCAGGAGAGCCAtgaagaagctccagatggaGAAACAGCAGAGCCAGAGCAAGGAGGAGGAGAGAGGAGAGCTGGCCAATCAGATGGAGAGACTGCAGgacag GCGGATGCGTCTGAAGCAGCGGGTCAGCAGATACAAGATCTTCGAGGAGTTCCTGATGAAGACGCTGGAGTTACTTCCAGACA ACTATCTAGGGTTGGGGACAGACCTGGTGGCGCCCATCATCAGACGCTACGAGACGCTCAGCATCAGCCGACAGGATCTCCTGCAGCAGTTACAGCGGCTGACGGACCAGATGAAGACCGACCACAACCAGCTGGACACACTCAAGCAGCAGCACAACACCTACAAactg acAACGAACCAGGATCTGTCGGACCTGCAGACACAGctggatcagatgacggagagGAACAAACAGCAGGAGATGAGTCTTCAGCTGCAGCAGGCCCAGTCCAGAGACCAG gtggagGAGCTGGGCCGGGTCCTGCTGGCGGTCCGGAATCTGGCAGAACAGTGTCAGCTCAGCCACTACGGCCCACTGCAGGACATGAACACCAGCACCATGATGGACATGAtaaag GAGTTTATGGTGGATAAAGCAGATCTGGAGCACAGAGCCATGAGACTCGCAGCCGGCAGCAGAAGCAAAGAGCAGAAgaaaacacagaagaagaagaagagcagCAGGACACAGAAGAGCACGCAGCAGTAg